The following proteins are encoded in a genomic region of Paenibacillus sp. FSL R7-0273:
- a CDS encoding collagen binding domain-containing protein encodes MKMKKINLWLVLILIVTQWTASFGAVNERAYAEPASIKENLITSVTLSVYTDDQYSETVSGNVYQLDSYSELNYTWSLGDGHGYKAGSTFEFDLPRPFELYNDLDGALLFEGEEVGTYHVNKDNNHVSFTFNEFIEQYDQVRGTFTVRSLLSSKKISGSTKQLVEFPVRGGTQVIELQFKPNVSSTVEKKGNPLPQFYNPTQIGWTIDVNKSLDRVSGASVSDAIPPGLELDTSSIVVRELGVNLDGTVTPGAAVAANSYDASGSTKSQLELKFKQNPITQAYRVEFITDITASGEDAASYENTAIFSGDDGLSKESKATVSVGRGKPLNKEVIDYDSATQTISWAIEFNYNQKFVKANEAVLKDTVGLNQELLPDTLKVYPVTIGDDGKGIKDSQPLPESKYTVVSSTADNKFQFELKFKDDIQSAYRIEYKTKASGRVFENSRITNEVSFNEHTDSAYKDITQQILTKGYSNVDYLNKTVKWTITINKDAKTMNNLKITDSFVNAGLKLVPGTLSIKPSGGGTPAQYEVDYNGHDPAAANDGFTVQFKAPVTEPYVITYTTQFNYDWLVSGKDRFINTAALEWTETGETSPRTKTASATFNPRDEVKNNGVKNGSYDASAKKITWNVGANYNMKTLKNAKLIDTISTGQVVDLDSVKVFKWTYGANGNPEADVNINEAAYKVALNGSKLEISFNQEINYAFYVTFKTSFADQVIDLKQIDNTAVLYDGSVRESADLNASVSIPNGGEYIAKSGAQNGNKMDWTIQINRNQSLVKDAVITDIPSDNQILLTNSFHLFKTNVAGNGTVTPSSEELVRGTDYTLTFLKDSEGRESFQIKFLKEISEAYILQYQSVITAQNNEKVSNRIDLEGKNVKEVTKDSTAEIIVKLSSGSGTGSGVRGSLSIEKIDADNHSKRLNGAAFDLFRVAGDEQIWINEGITDADGKLIFTKLLSGKYMVIEKTAPAGYLLDQNPHPVTINSAAGIELQITNKTSATPTPVPTATPTPVPTATPTPVPTATPTPVPTATPTPVPTATPTPVPTATPTPVPTATPTPVPTATATPVPTATPTPVPIATPTPVPIATPTPVPTATATPVPTATPTPVPTATPTPAPTATAEPTSTPFVPFIPTPTPITPVVPGTVVTPGPSASPSASPSASPEATPSVTPGTVPTSAPTTAPAVSNPPIPKPTPANTLEEIPVEGEIPLGGIPSIGSEPGHGTVVITPDGKWRYTPDPDFTGKDKFTIIISDKGEDQEIEIEVLVDEVPKGAVDEPAQNAPTKQDSMPNKLPQTGEESPFLIYVTGIGLILLGIMLSRIYKESKR; translated from the coding sequence ATGAAAATGAAAAAGATTAATCTCTGGCTTGTTCTAATTCTGATAGTCACCCAGTGGACTGCCAGCTTTGGAGCCGTCAACGAGCGCGCTTACGCAGAGCCCGCCAGCATTAAGGAAAATCTGATTACCAGCGTAACCCTGTCCGTGTACACAGATGATCAGTATTCAGAGACTGTCTCCGGAAATGTGTATCAGCTCGATTCCTATTCCGAGTTAAACTATACCTGGTCTTTGGGTGACGGACATGGATATAAGGCAGGCTCTACCTTTGAATTTGATTTACCCCGGCCCTTTGAGCTCTACAACGACTTAGATGGAGCGCTTCTGTTTGAAGGGGAAGAGGTCGGCACTTATCATGTCAATAAGGACAATAATCATGTGAGCTTTACGTTTAATGAATTTATAGAGCAATATGATCAGGTAAGAGGAACGTTTACTGTCCGTTCTCTGCTTAGCTCCAAAAAAATCAGCGGATCTACGAAGCAGCTTGTAGAGTTCCCGGTACGCGGAGGCACGCAGGTTATTGAGCTTCAGTTCAAACCGAACGTCAGTTCAACTGTGGAGAAGAAAGGCAATCCCTTGCCACAGTTCTACAATCCCACACAAATCGGCTGGACGATTGATGTAAATAAATCTCTGGATCGTGTAAGCGGTGCTTCTGTCTCTGATGCGATACCACCTGGTTTGGAACTGGATACAAGCTCCATCGTCGTCCGCGAGCTCGGAGTGAATCTGGACGGAACCGTTACACCAGGAGCTGCTGTAGCAGCTAACAGCTATGATGCTTCCGGTTCCACAAAGTCACAGCTTGAATTAAAATTCAAGCAGAATCCGATTACCCAGGCCTATCGCGTAGAATTTATTACTGATATTACGGCCAGCGGTGAAGATGCAGCAAGCTATGAGAACACGGCGATTTTTAGCGGAGACGACGGGTTATCCAAAGAGTCCAAGGCTACCGTATCCGTTGGCCGGGGCAAGCCGCTTAATAAAGAAGTAATAGATTATGATTCTGCAACCCAGACTATTTCCTGGGCCATCGAGTTTAACTACAACCAGAAGTTTGTCAAGGCAAACGAAGCCGTGCTTAAGGATACGGTTGGCCTTAACCAGGAACTCCTTCCGGACACACTCAAGGTATATCCGGTGACGATTGGGGATGACGGGAAAGGGATAAAAGACAGCCAGCCGCTCCCGGAAAGTAAATATACCGTTGTCAGCTCAACAGCAGATAATAAGTTTCAATTTGAACTTAAATTTAAGGATGACATTCAGTCGGCATACCGTATTGAATACAAAACGAAAGCATCGGGACGTGTATTTGAGAATAGCAGGATCACTAATGAAGTAAGCTTCAATGAACATACGGATTCTGCCTATAAAGATATTACACAGCAAATTTTAACCAAGGGCTACAGCAATGTGGATTATCTGAATAAAACGGTGAAGTGGACGATTACAATTAACAAAGATGCTAAAACCATGAATAATCTGAAAATAACAGACAGCTTTGTTAATGCAGGGCTCAAGCTGGTTCCGGGAACCCTTTCCATAAAGCCATCGGGAGGAGGAACCCCAGCCCAGTATGAGGTGGATTACAACGGCCATGACCCTGCAGCCGCCAATGACGGCTTCACGGTTCAATTTAAAGCTCCGGTCACAGAACCATATGTAATTACCTACACCACACAGTTTAATTACGATTGGCTGGTATCGGGTAAAGACAGATTTATAAACACAGCCGCTCTGGAGTGGACAGAGACAGGGGAGACTTCCCCGCGCACCAAAACAGCATCTGCTACATTCAATCCCAGAGATGAAGTAAAGAATAACGGGGTCAAGAACGGCTCATATGATGCATCTGCCAAAAAAATCACCTGGAATGTCGGGGCCAATTATAATATGAAGACCCTGAAAAACGCCAAGCTGATAGATACGATCAGCACCGGCCAGGTAGTAGATCTGGATTCAGTAAAGGTGTTCAAATGGACCTACGGGGCAAACGGAAACCCGGAAGCGGACGTGAACATCAACGAAGCTGCATACAAGGTAGCGTTAAACGGTTCAAAGCTGGAGATAAGCTTTAATCAGGAGATTAATTATGCATTCTACGTTACTTTTAAGACGTCTTTTGCCGATCAGGTAATTGATTTGAAGCAAATCGATAATACGGCTGTGCTGTATGATGGCTCGGTCAGGGAATCCGCTGACTTAAATGCTTCTGTAAGCATCCCTAACGGAGGCGAGTACATTGCCAAATCAGGCGCACAAAACGGGAATAAGATGGACTGGACCATCCAAATCAACCGTAACCAGTCCCTTGTGAAGGACGCTGTAATTACCGATATCCCTAGTGATAATCAAATCCTGCTCACCAATTCCTTCCACCTCTTTAAGACAAATGTTGCCGGCAACGGCACAGTAACACCGTCCAGTGAGGAATTAGTCCGAGGAACCGATTATACACTGACCTTCTTGAAAGACAGTGAGGGCAGGGAAAGCTTCCAGATCAAATTCCTGAAAGAAATTTCGGAAGCCTACATTCTTCAATATCAGTCCGTTATCACTGCACAAAACAATGAAAAGGTTAGTAACCGGATTGACCTTGAAGGTAAAAATGTGAAGGAAGTTACCAAAGACAGCACCGCTGAAATCATAGTTAAGCTTTCCAGCGGATCAGGCACCGGAAGCGGTGTAAGAGGATCACTCAGCATTGAAAAAATCGATGCGGATAATCACTCGAAAAGACTCAATGGAGCTGCTTTTGACTTGTTCCGCGTTGCCGGAGATGAGCAAATATGGATTAACGAAGGCATAACAGATGCAGACGGTAAGCTTATATTTACAAAATTACTTAGCGGCAAATACATGGTAATTGAAAAAACGGCGCCGGCGGGATATCTGTTAGATCAGAATCCTCATCCGGTAACTATTAATTCAGCTGCCGGAATAGAGCTGCAGATTACAAACAAAACTTCAGCAACGCCAACACCTGTGCCAACGGCAACGCCAACACCTGTGCCAACGGCAACGCCAACACCTGTGCCAACGGCAACGCCAACACCTGTGCCAACGGCAACGCCAACACCTGTGCCAACGGCAACGCCAACTCCTGTACCGACGGCAACACCGACACCTGTGCCAACAGCAACACCGACACCTGTGCCGACAGCGACGGCAACGCCTGTACCAACAGCAACACCGACACCTGTGCCAATAGCAACACCGACACCTGTGCCAATAGCAACACCGACACCTGTGCCGACAGCGACGGCAACGCCTGTACCAACAGCAACACCGACACCTGTGCCAACGGCGACGCCAACGCCTGCTCCGACGGCGACAGCAGAACCAACATCGACGCCATTTGTACCGTTCATACCAACGCCGACTCCAATTACTCCAGTTGTACCAGGAACAGTGGTTACACCGGGTCCGTCAGCTAGTCCGTCAGCTAGTCCGTCAGCCAGTCCGGAGGCAACACCTTCCGTTACTCCTGGAACTGTACCAACATCGGCACCAACAACGGCACCCGCAGTAAGCAATCCGCCTATTCCTAAACCTACGCCAGCCAATACACTGGAGGAAATTCCGGTAGAAGGGGAGATCCCGCTCGGTGGAATTCCAAGCATCGGTTCTGAGCCCGGGCATGGAACTGTCGTAATTACACCTGACGGCAAATGGAGATATACACCTGATCCAGACTTTACCGGCAAAGACAAGTTCACTATTATCATTAGTGACAAGGGGGAGGATCAGGAAATTGAAATTGAAGTCCTGGTAGATGAGGTGCCGAAAGGTGCTGTAGATGAACCTGCTCAGAACGCACCAACCAAACAGGACAGCATGCCGAATAAGCTTCCTCAAACAGGAGAAGAGTCTCCATTCCTGATCTATGTTACAGGAATAGGATTGATCCTCTTGGGCATCATGCTTTCCAGAATTTATAAAGAATCCAAAAGATAA